CACGTACCGAGCGTGAGCCCGTAGACGACGTGGCCCACGTGAAAGACGAACCGTTCGTCGGGTTCGAGGTTCAGGTCGAGCACGCGCTCCATGAGGACCGAGACGCCGAACGCCGACAGCAACAGTCCGTAGAGCAGACCGAGCAGCGTGGCTCGCCTCTCGCTCACGCTCTCCGGTTCGCCCTCCCGGGCGGCGACGAGCGCCCCGAACAGGGCCCCGCCGCCGATTCCGTACGCCAGGTGGAGGACGCCCGCGGGAACGAGGTGATCGCCGGGCTCGCCGCCGGCGACGTACTTCGCCCAGAACCAGGCGGGCGGCGGCGGCGAGCGCGAGATCGGCACCCTGAAACACGACATGACCGCCGTCGCGATCCCGCCCGCGACCATCCCGATCACGAGTCCCCGAACACGTCGCCCCTCGAGGAGTGCGGTGACCGACCGCCTGAACCGCTCCCGAGGTCCCGCGTCCGATTCGCCGGTCAGCGTCCTGCGTAAAATCATGGCTTCGGTACACCCGAAAACGGGCTTCGACGCAGACGTCGATAAGTCTTTGCCGGGACGACGCGATGTCGTTCGGTTACGTCCGGACCGTCGCACGCACTTTTGTACGACAGTCCCGGACGTGGGGGCGGACGCCGCTCGGAGAGCAGACCGGTGAAAGACATGAACACGCCGCAGTTCGAACAGGTCCGGAATCACCCCTCGCGGCGGCCACAGCCGGTCCCGCCGATCTACCAGCCGGAGGTGGCCGCCCGGGCGGTCACGTGGGCGGTCGACCACGACCGCGACGAACTGTGGGTCGGGCGGTCGACCGTCGAGTCGATCGTCGCCAACCGCCTGTTCCCCCGTCGACTGGATCGGATGCTCGCCCACGACGCCTGGGACGCGCAGATGACCGACGAGCCGTCGGACGCGGACCGCCCCGACAACCTGTTCGAGCCGGTCGAGGCCGACTTCGGAGCGCACGGCCGGTTCGACGACCGGGCGCGGGGGACGAGTCGCACGCTGTGGGCGACGACCCACCGCGCGCTCGTCGCCGCCGTCGGCACCGCGGCGGCGTCGGTGCTCGCGCTGTTCGCGTGGCTGCTCCTCGACTGGGGACGGCGGATCCCGGTAGAGCGAGCGCGCCGGCGAACGGCCCGTTCGGGCACCGGTCATACGCGCCCCGCGATCGCCGGCAGCAACACTAAGCCGCGGTTGGCGCTAGCGGCGACGATGTCCGACGATCGATCCGGCGAGAGCACGCAGACGACGGACCACGACACGATCAGGGAGTGGGCCGAGGAGCGAGACGCCCGGCCCGCGAGCGTCGAGGGGACCGGCGGCGACGGCGACCCCGGCGTCCTCCGGTTCGACTTCGAGGAGGGAGCGGACGGGCAGGACGAGTCGCTCGAACCGATCTCCTGGGACGAGTTCTTCGAGACGTTCGAGGAGAACGACCTGGCGATGGTTTACCAGGAGACGACGAACGAGGGCGAGACGAGCCGCTTCTTCAAGTTCGTCGACCGCGGGTAGGACGGCCCGTCGGCCCGTCGACGAGTTCCCGGAACACGTCGAGGTAGGCGTCGACCTGCCCCTCGACCGTGAACGACCGTTCCACCTTCCGTCGGCCGGCCGCGCCGTAGGCCGCCGCGAGGTCGGGGTCGTCGAGCAGGCGGGAGAGCGCGGCCGCGAGGCGGTCCACGTCGCGCGGATCGACCACGAGTCCGTCGCGCTCGTGCTCGACGAGTTCCCGCGCCCCGCCGAACCGCGTCGTGACGACCGGCGTGGCACCCGCGAACGCCTCCAGGTTGACCGTCGGGAACGGATCGAGGTGGACCGACGGGGTGGCGACGACGGTCGCCGCGTCGAAGGCGGTTCGAAGCCCCTCGCGCGCGAGCCAGCCCGTCGAGACGATGCGGTCGCCCGCCGCCTCCGCGACCTCCCGCATCCGGTCGACGTACGCGGAGTCGCCGGTCACGAGGAGCGCGGGCGGGTCGTCGAGGTCGAGGCGGGCGAACGCCGCCGCGAGGTGGCGACCGCCCTTGTTGTACCCCGTCCGGCCGCCGAACAGCACCACCGGCGACGAGCCGAGGTCGTGCCTCCCGCGGAACGCTTCGGCGTCCCCCGTCTCCCGGTCGAACGGCTCGACGTCGACGCCGTTGTGGATCACCTCGTCGCAGGGGACGCCGTTGGCGCGGAGCGCCCGGCGGAGTTCGCGGCTGACGGCGACGCCGACGTCGACGCACCGGTCCATACAGCGGCGGTTTCGGCGGTTGCGAAGCGGGAAGTACCCGAGCCGCTGGCGCTTCAACTGGTACCAGGGGTCGACCCGGTAGGCCGCGGCCGAGATCCGCCCCTCGCCGACCGGGACGTCCTCGACGAAGTGCGTCAGTTCGCCGTAGGAGACGGTGCCAGCGTCGTGGAACGTCTTGACGACCGGGATCGACCGCCGCGCGGCCGCTCGAAGGCACCCATTCGACAGCCAGTGGACGTTGTGGGCGTGCACGACGTCCGGCGCGAGGCGGTCGAGGAGGCGGCGACACGGTCCGACCGCGAACGGGTTGTGGACGGTCAGGTAGGGGAGAAGCCGATCGGGGTGGGGGCTGTACGTCCGGTACACCGTCACGCCCTCCCTCGCGCTTCGACCGACGTCGTCGCGGTCCGCCACCGTCGCGAGCGCGGACACGTCGTGTCCCCGTCGCGCGTACCCCCTCGCGAGTTGCGCGGCGATGGTCTGCGCGCCGCCGCGGTCCCACGGCGGGTAGCCGTCCGAGAGGACGAGGACGCGCATCAGCGGTACCCGAGGTCCTCCAGCCGCCGCTCGACGTCGCTCGGGATCGACCCGTCGGCCGACTCCCGCCGCGGCGGGACGGCGTCGTCGAGCGTCGCCGCCAGCGTCTCGCGGATCGCCTGGGGGAGGTTCCCCTCGTCGACGGCGACCTCGCGGTTCGCCGCCCAGTCGATCCTCGCCGCGCGCCGCTCGCCGCCCACCCTATCGAGCTTCCACTCGCCGGCGATGGCCGTCGCGCGCGGGCGCAACAGGCGGTCCGTCGGGAGGTGATCGGGGGGGTGGGAGGCGACGACGCCGGCGTACTCCGCGAGCGCGGCGTCGCGCGTATACGCCGCGTCGCGATCGAGCAGCGACCGCGACGGGCGGTACTCGAGTTCGGCGAGCGCGCGGACGGTGTCGGCGACGTAGTTCGTCTGGACGAGGTCGTCCCGGTCGTCGCCGTCGAACTCGCCGGGATAGCGGAGCACGAGCGGCACGCGGAGCAGCGGGAGCCGAACCGACGTCTGGTGGTCGAGGAGCGTCCGCCCGGCGACCGCCTCGCCGAGGTGCTCGCCGTGGTCGCCCGTGAGGACGACCAGCGTCTCCTCGGCGTGGCCGTGTCGGTCGAGGCTCTCCAGGACGCGCCCGACGACCGAGTCGGCGTAGGCGACCTCGTCGGCGTATCGCGCCCGGAGGAATCGGATCTCCGCCTCCGTGAGCGTGCGCTCCCCCAGCCGTATCTCCCAGAGGTCGTCCATCAGCACCCGGACGTACTCGCGTTCCTCCTCGTCGGTCGCGCACCCCGGCGGCCGGACGTCGGAGGCGAACTCGGGCGGAACGTAGAACGGCAGGTGGGGGTCCATCAGGTGGACGTAGGCGAAGAACGGGCGGTCGTCGTCCGCGAACGAGGCGAAGCAGTCGTCGGCGACGGTGGCGGCTCGTTCGCTCGCGCGCACGTCGTCGGCCCAGACGTCGCCCGTCGCCTCCGAGACCTTGAACGCGGCGGCGTTCGCCAGGCTCCGGAGCGGCGACGAGGACGACAGCGACCGCCGGATCGCGGTCGCGTACCACTCGATCCCCCGCGAGACGCCCTCGGTGAGGTCGCGGACGTCGCGCCCGCCGTCGAAGCGGCGGTGCTGGGGCCCGGTGAACTCCTCGACCCGGTCGAACCCTCGCCCCTGCGGGAGCCAGTCGCCGATCCAGGTCGTCGGGGAGAGGTGGACGCAGCGGTAGCCCGCCGCCGCGAGCTGGTGGACGACGGTTCGCTCCCCCCGCATCGCGAAGCCCCGCGAGGTCGCGCCGTGCTCGTGCGGGTAGTCGCCCGTCAGGACGCTCGTCACGCTCGGGAGCGTCCACGGGGCGGCGCTCACGGCGCGCTCGAAGACCGTCCCCTCCCGACCCAGCGCCTCGAACGCCGGCGTCCAGTCCACGCCGGGCGCGTAGGGCGACGTGTAGTCGGCCCGGCACGCGTCGACCACGAGGAGGAGGACGTTGGGTCGCGACCCGTCTGCCGGCGCGTCCGCGCCCCCCGTCGAACCGGTGGGCCCGGTCATCCGAACACCGCCGTCACAGGTTCTCCCGGGACACCAGGTGGAGGTCGTCCCGCTCGTCCTCGGCCAGCGACTCGGGGTAGACGAGCGCGAGCCCCTTCCCGTCGAACTCCTCGAAGAACTCGTTCCACGACAGTTCCTTCACGTCGTCGTCGCCGATCGTGGACCCCCCGTCCCGAAAGCCGATGCACAGCAGTCCCCGGT
The window above is part of the Halomarina pelagica genome. Proteins encoded here:
- a CDS encoding glycosyltransferase family 4 protein, yielding MRVLVLSDGYPPWDRGGAQTIAAQLARGYARRGHDVSALATVADRDDVGRSAREGVTVYRTYSPHPDRLLPYLTVHNPFAVGPCRRLLDRLAPDVVHAHNVHWLSNGCLRAAARRSIPVVKTFHDAGTVSYGELTHFVEDVPVGEGRISAAAYRVDPWYQLKRQRLGYFPLRNRRNRRCMDRCVDVGVAVSRELRRALRANGVPCDEVIHNGVDVEPFDRETGDAEAFRGRHDLGSSPVVLFGGRTGYNKGGRHLAAAFARLDLDDPPALLVTGDSAYVDRMREVAEAAGDRIVSTGWLAREGLRTAFDAATVVATPSVHLDPFPTVNLEAFAGATPVVTTRFGGARELVEHERDGLVVDPRDVDRLAAALSRLLDDPDLAAAYGAAGRRKVERSFTVEGQVDAYLDVFRELVDGPTGRPTRGRRT
- a CDS encoding sulfatase-like hydrolase/transferase, translating into MTGPTGSTGGADAPADGSRPNVLLLVVDACRADYTSPYAPGVDWTPAFEALGREGTVFERAVSAAPWTLPSVTSVLTGDYPHEHGATSRGFAMRGERTVVHQLAAAGYRCVHLSPTTWIGDWLPQGRGFDRVEEFTGPQHRRFDGGRDVRDLTEGVSRGIEWYATAIRRSLSSSSPLRSLANAAAFKVSEATGDVWADDVRASERAATVADDCFASFADDDRPFFAYVHLMDPHLPFYVPPEFASDVRPPGCATDEEEREYVRVLMDDLWEIRLGERTLTEAEIRFLRARYADEVAYADSVVGRVLESLDRHGHAEETLVVLTGDHGEHLGEAVAGRTLLDHQTSVRLPLLRVPLVLRYPGEFDGDDRDDLVQTNYVADTVRALAELEYRPSRSLLDRDAAYTRDAALAEYAGVVASHPPDHLPTDRLLRPRATAIAGEWKLDRVGGERRAARIDWAANREVAVDEGNLPQAIRETLAATLDDAVPPRRESADGSIPSDVERRLEDLGYR